A stretch of Candidatus Eremiobacteraceae bacterium DNA encodes these proteins:
- the pckA gene encoding phosphoenolpyruvate carboxykinase (ATP) — translation MALLSGTSIGLEAFGIGPVAGADVNLSAAALYEQAIRRGEGLTAAAGPIVVKTGKHTGRSPQDKFFVKEPSSDAHIDWGATNKPFDKDKFDALLGHVDAYLRDQSVFVTDAYAGADPDYRLPVRIVTTQAWHALFARHLFIDPSAEELRRFRPEFAVVDVADFLASPQRDGTRSETFIIVDLGRKLVLIGGTTYAGEIKKSVFTIMNYLLPLRDVMPMHCSANVGTAGDVAVFFGLSGTGKTTLSADPERALIGDDEHGWSDAGVFNFEGGCYAKVINLSAELEPQIYPTTRTFGTVLENVVLDPATRELDLADDSLTENTRAAYPLTSVTNTVPSGRGGHPKHIVMLTCDAFGVLPPIARMTVPQTLYHFLSGYTAKVAGTEKGVTEPQATFSHCFGAPFMVHKPMVYAKLLGERIARHEVDCWLVNTGWSGGPYGVGKRMRLPYTRAMIKAALTGQLSGVPFKADPVFNVAVPASVPGVPAEVLDPRSTWSDPAEYDRKAKELARLFAANFQRFAGSATPDVLAAAPKAD, via the coding sequence ATGGCTTTGCTCAGCGGAACGTCCATCGGACTCGAAGCTTTCGGCATCGGCCCAGTCGCCGGTGCCGACGTCAATCTGAGCGCGGCCGCGCTCTATGAACAGGCGATCCGGCGCGGCGAGGGCCTGACCGCCGCCGCCGGACCGATCGTCGTCAAGACCGGCAAGCACACCGGCCGCTCGCCCCAGGACAAGTTCTTCGTCAAGGAGCCCTCGAGCGATGCGCACATCGACTGGGGCGCGACGAACAAACCCTTCGACAAGGACAAGTTCGACGCGCTGCTCGGGCACGTGGACGCCTACCTGCGCGACCAGTCGGTCTTCGTCACCGACGCGTACGCCGGCGCCGACCCCGACTATCGTTTGCCGGTGCGGATCGTCACCACGCAAGCGTGGCATGCTCTGTTCGCGCGGCATCTTTTCATCGATCCTTCGGCCGAGGAACTGCGCCGCTTCCGCCCCGAGTTCGCAGTGGTGGACGTCGCGGATTTCCTCGCCTCGCCGCAACGAGACGGCACGCGCAGCGAGACCTTCATCATCGTCGACCTGGGCCGCAAGCTCGTGCTGATCGGCGGCACGACGTATGCGGGCGAGATAAAAAAGTCGGTCTTCACGATCATGAACTACCTGTTGCCGCTGCGCGACGTGATGCCGATGCACTGCTCAGCCAACGTCGGGACCGCCGGCGACGTCGCGGTGTTCTTCGGCCTTTCCGGCACGGGCAAGACCACGCTGTCGGCAGACCCCGAGCGCGCGCTCATCGGCGACGACGAGCACGGCTGGAGCGACGCGGGCGTGTTCAACTTCGAGGGCGGCTGCTACGCGAAGGTCATCAACTTGTCGGCCGAGCTCGAACCGCAGATCTATCCGACGACGCGCACGTTCGGCACCGTGCTCGAAAACGTCGTGCTCGATCCGGCAACGCGCGAGCTCGACCTCGCCGACGATTCGTTGACCGAGAACACCCGCGCCGCGTACCCGCTCACCTCGGTGACCAACACCGTGCCGTCCGGGCGCGGCGGGCATCCCAAACACATCGTCATGCTGACCTGCGATGCGTTCGGCGTCTTGCCGCCGATCGCGCGCATGACCGTGCCGCAGACATTGTATCATTTCTTGTCCGGCTACACGGCCAAAGTGGCGGGCACCGAGAAAGGCGTGACGGAGCCGCAGGCGACCTTCTCCCATTGCTTCGGCGCGCCGTTCATGGTACACAAGCCGATGGTGTACGCCAAGCTGCTGGGCGAGCGCATCGCGCGCCACGAAGTGGACTGCTGGCTGGTCAATACCGGCTGGAGCGGCGGGCCGTACGGCGTCGGCAAACGCATGCGCCTGCCCTATACGCGCGCGATGATCAAAGCTGCGCTGACGGGGCAGCTATCGGGCGTGCCGTTCAAAGCGGATCCGGTGTTCAACGTCGCCGTGCCGGCCAGCGTGCCCGGGGTTCCCGCCGAGGTGCTCGATCCGCGCTCCACCTGGTCAGACCCAGCCGAATACGACCGCAAAGCCAAGGAGCTGGCCCGGCTCTTCGCCGCCAATTTCCAGCGCTTCGCGGGTTCGGCGACGCCCGACGTCCTCGCCGCAGCGCCCAAAGCGGACTAG
- a CDS encoding TMEM175 family protein yields the protein MTPKDDERTIHRLEAFSDIVIGFCLAELGLNLVIPKDLGGLTSSWLSLNAFAISFVAIAILWWYHHRLFMTYLRLNGATIVMNFTLLAALIFGIHFQQVAFHFMADGVDALVPLRLWMICLALIYALLAAMYALCVWERRRDLDPGALRWGVGTTYQTGLSALGLAALCFTLPHNWMAAVLIVFVVTLAVSLQGLVVSRLTRGAGH from the coding sequence ATGACGCCCAAGGATGACGAACGGACGATCCATCGCCTCGAGGCCTTTTCCGACATCGTCATAGGATTCTGCCTAGCCGAGCTCGGGCTCAACCTCGTGATACCCAAGGACCTCGGCGGCCTGACGTCATCGTGGCTAAGCCTCAACGCATTTGCGATCTCGTTCGTGGCGATAGCGATACTATGGTGGTATCACCACAGGCTCTTCATGACATATCTGCGCCTGAACGGCGCGACCATCGTGATGAACTTCACCCTGCTCGCGGCGCTCATATTCGGGATCCACTTCCAGCAAGTCGCCTTCCACTTCATGGCCGACGGCGTCGATGCGCTCGTGCCGCTGCGGTTGTGGATGATCTGCCTGGCCTTGATCTATGCCTTGCTCGCAGCGATGTATGCGTTGTGCGTGTGGGAGCGGCGGCGCGACCTCGACCCTGGTGCGTTACGTTGGGGCGTCGGCACGACGTATCAGACAGGGCTCTCGGCTCTCGGGCTCGCCGCCCTATGCTTCACACTCCCACATAACTGGATGGCGGCCGTGCTCATCGTCTTCGTCGTCACGCTCGCCGTTTCGCTTCAAGGTCTGGTGGTATCGCGGCTTACACGTGGCGCCGGGCATTGA
- the trpA gene encoding tryptophan synthase subunit alpha, which translates to MRVAARPLAETFGRCREDGRAALIAFLTAGFPSLAQTPALIMAAIEGGADMIEIGFPYSDPVADGPVIQASSQHALDHGATFDRVLEIAARCAASVPLIAFTYYNPLFARGLVRCAQELHAAGFAGAIVPDLPPEESAPLCDAFARTDLSLTFLVAPTTPLERARAIAARCDDFVYVAGRLGVTGTHAGVDQTVLERVADLRRLMDKPLAVGFGVSRPEEVAQIAAAADGVIVGSAIVQACVAQDPARAVKDLCSSLRAHTINARRHV; encoded by the coding sequence ATGAGAGTTGCCGCGCGTCCGCTCGCCGAGACCTTCGGACGCTGCCGCGAGGACGGACGGGCGGCCCTGATCGCGTTTCTGACGGCCGGCTTTCCGAGCCTTGCGCAGACGCCTGCGCTCATCATGGCCGCGATCGAGGGCGGCGCGGACATGATCGAAATCGGGTTCCCGTATTCCGATCCAGTGGCTGACGGTCCCGTGATCCAGGCGTCGTCGCAGCACGCGCTCGATCACGGCGCGACCTTCGACCGCGTGCTTGAGATCGCGGCGCGCTGCGCGGCCTCCGTCCCTTTAATCGCCTTCACCTACTATAACCCGCTGTTCGCGCGCGGCCTCGTGCGGTGCGCTCAGGAGCTGCACGCGGCGGGATTCGCCGGCGCGATCGTCCCCGACTTGCCGCCCGAAGAGTCAGCGCCCCTGTGCGACGCCTTCGCGCGGACAGATCTATCGCTGACGTTCTTGGTAGCGCCGACGACACCACTCGAGCGCGCTCGGGCCATCGCGGCGCGCTGCGACGACTTTGTCTACGTCGCGGGCAGGCTGGGCGTGACGGGCACGCACGCCGGCGTCGACCAGACGGTGCTCGAACGCGTAGCCGATCTGCGCCGTTTGATGGACAAGCCGCTCGCGGTCGGCTTCGGCGTGTCGCGCCCCGAAGAGGTCGCACAGATCGCTGCCGCCGCCGACGGCGTCATCGTCGGCAGCGCGATCGTCCAAGCGTGCGTGGCGCAGGACCCAGCCCGCGCGGTCAAAGACCTGTGTTCGTCGCTTCGAGCCCACACCATCAATGCCCGGCGCCACGTGTAA
- the trpB gene encoding tryptophan synthase subunit beta, translating to MHGPDGRGYFGRFGGRFVPEVLVEPLTRLEAAMHEAFADEAFWSDYRRLQRDYVGRPTPLTSCENLTRLCGGATIVLKREDCNHTGAHKISNALGQGLLAKRMGSRRIIAETGAGQHGVAAATVGALLQIPVVVYMGAADAQRQALNVYLMRLLGASVEVVSSGSQTLKDATNEALRDWAASADETFYLIGSAVGPHPYPYMVRRFVQVIGEEARAQVLERFGKLPDHVVACVGGGSNALGVFAAFLDDVQVRLTGVEAGGGGLQRVGLHAATLSAGREGVLHGALTKVLQNGDGQIAATHSIAAGLDYPGVGPEHAALQASGRAHYVTVTDDQALEAFQMLARTEGIVPALESAHAIAYGCELAKNTAPDQVVLINCSGRGDKDAVRLALAQELVAR from the coding sequence ATGCACGGACCTGACGGGCGCGGCTACTTCGGGCGCTTCGGCGGACGTTTCGTGCCCGAAGTTCTGGTCGAGCCGCTGACCCGGCTCGAGGCGGCGATGCATGAGGCGTTCGCCGATGAGGCTTTTTGGAGCGACTACCGCCGCCTGCAGCGCGATTACGTCGGGCGCCCGACCCCGCTCACCTCGTGCGAAAATCTGACGCGCCTCTGCGGCGGCGCCACGATCGTCCTCAAGCGCGAGGACTGCAACCACACCGGCGCTCACAAGATCAGCAACGCTCTCGGCCAGGGGCTGCTCGCCAAGCGCATGGGGAGCCGGCGGATCATCGCGGAGACCGGCGCCGGGCAGCACGGCGTCGCCGCGGCCACGGTCGGCGCGCTCTTGCAGATCCCAGTCGTCGTCTACATGGGAGCGGCCGACGCGCAGCGCCAAGCGCTTAACGTCTACCTCATGCGCTTGCTGGGCGCTTCGGTCGAGGTGGTGAGCAGCGGTTCGCAGACGCTCAAAGACGCGACCAACGAGGCGCTGCGGGATTGGGCGGCATCCGCCGACGAGACGTTCTATCTGATCGGCTCAGCGGTCGGTCCTCATCCCTATCCGTACATGGTGCGGCGCTTCGTGCAGGTCATCGGCGAGGAAGCGCGTGCGCAGGTGCTCGAGCGCTTCGGCAAGCTCCCCGACCACGTGGTCGCCTGCGTCGGCGGCGGCAGCAATGCGCTCGGCGTATTCGCAGCGTTCCTCGATGACGTGCAGGTGCGCTTGACCGGCGTCGAGGCGGGCGGAGGCGGGCTGCAGCGCGTGGGCCTGCACGCGGCGACCCTCTCGGCCGGGCGCGAAGGCGTGCTGCACGGCGCGCTCACCAAGGTGCTCCAGAACGGCGACGGTCAGATCGCGGCGACGCATTCGATAGCCGCGGGGCTCGACTATCCGGGTGTCGGTCCCGAGCACGCCGCGCTGCAGGCATCCGGGCGCGCGCACTACGTGACGGTCACCGATGATCAGGCCCTCGAGGCGTTCCAGATGCTGGCACGCACGGAGGGCATCGTGCCGGCGCTTGAGAGCGCGCACGCGATCGCATACGGGTGCGAGCTGGCCAAGAACACAGCGCCGGACCAAGTGGTTCTCATCAATTGCTCCGGACGGGGAGACAAGGATGCGGTGCGTCTCGCACTTGCCCAAGAGCTTGTGGCACGATGA